The following is a genomic window from Methanoculleus thermophilus.
CGGGGTCGGTGATCAGGGCCGGGACGGCGTCATATACGTCCGCACCTTTCCTGACCGCAAAGACCCCGTCGACCATACCGCTCTCGAGAGCATGGCGCAGCAGAGCGGTGACCGCCCCGCCCGTCTCTGCTTTTGCGCGGAGTTCGTCGTCCGTCGTCCATGCATAGAGTAAATCGCCTTTTCCTGCCATATCTCACACCTCCGAAATCTTCTCAACCTTAACAGCACACGCCTTGAACTCCGGGATCTTTGATATGGGGTCGAGCGCGTTGTGGGTCAGCCGGTTTGCCGGATGCTCCTTGTAGTGGAACGGGATGAACATCACGCCCTTGATGATCTCCGGCGTGACCCGTGCGGGGATCTCGACTGATCCGCGGCGGGTACTTGCCCGGACGACTTCGTTGTTCTTGATTCCGAGTTCTTCTGCATCCTCGGGGTTGATCTCGATCCAGCCGATGGGCGCCTCCTTCTCAAGGCTCCACGATCGCCGGGTCATCGTGCCGGTGTGCCACTGCCAGATGGTGCGCCCGGTCGTGAGGACGTACGGATACTCGGCGTCCGGGACCTCGGCAGGGGGTTTCCACTCGATAGGCGAGAAGACTCCGAGACCGTCGGGCATGGCAAATGTCTCCCGGTGGAGGATCGGCGTTCCCGGATGTTCCGCCGTCGGGCAGGGCCAGTGCAGGCCGTCCGGGTCGAGGCGGGCGTAGGACATGCCGTGGTAGGACGGCGTGACCGCGGCGATCTCGTCAAAGATCTCCTCGGGGCTCTTGAACGAGAACTGCTTCTCGTAGCCCATCCTGCTGCCGAGTTCACAGAGGATCTGCCAGTCGGGCTTCGCCTCGCCGGGAGGGTTCTGGGCCTTTCTCCAGCGCTGGACACGGCGTTCGGTGTTGGTCTGCGTGCCGTCTTTCTCGGCGTAGCAGGCGGCGGGGAGGACGACATCGGCGAGCTCGGCGGTCTCGGTCATAAAGATGTCCTGGACGACCAGGAACTCGAGGTTCTTAAGCCCCTCCTCGACGTGCTGAATGTCCGGGTCGGAGAGCATCGGGTTCTCGCCCATGATGTACATGCACTTGATCTCGCCGGGCTTCTCGGCGAGGACGTTGATCATCTCCGTGACCGTGTAGCCGACCTTGCCCTCGGCGAGTTCGTCGACGCCCCACATCTCCTTCATCTTCTTCTGCGCCGCCTCGTCGGTGACCTTCTGGTAGCCGGAGTAGACGTTCG
Proteins encoded in this region:
- the fdhF gene encoding formate dehydrogenase subunit alpha, whose product is MDLKYVSTTCPYCGTGCGFNLVVRDGKVVDVAHWQRAPVNGGKLCPKGRYAHEFINSPDRLTKPLIKKNGTFVEATWDEAYDLIIQKFRSYKPEEMACLSSARTSNEENYLMQKFARVVLKTPHIDHCARLCHSSTVAGLAAVFGSGAMTNSIKDIAESKCVFVLGSNTFEQHPLIGRSIIRARESGAKVIVADPRYTPTAKQADLYMPFISGTDVALLNGLMQEIIKNGWEDKEFIKNRTKDFEKLKEVVMKEDYSLENVSRVSGVPAESLKTAAEWIATADVAALIYSMGITQHTVGVDNVKSTANLMLLTGNLGKPGSGVNPLRGQNNVQGACDMGALPNVYSGYQKVTDEAAQKKMKEMWGVDELAEGKVGYTVTEMINVLAEKPGEIKCMYIMGENPMLSDPDIQHVEEGLKNLEFLVVQDIFMTETAELADVVLPAACYAEKDGTQTNTERRVQRWRKAQNPPGEAKPDWQILCELGSRMGYEKQFSFKSPEEIFDEIAAVTPSYHGMSYARLDPDGLHWPCPTAEHPGTPILHRETFAMPDGLGVFSPIEWKPPAEVPDAEYPYVLTTGRTIWQWHTGTMTRRSWSLEKEAPIGWIEINPEDAEELGIKNNEVVRASTRRGSVEIPARVTPEIIKGVMFIPFHYKEHPANRLTHNALDPISKIPEFKACAVKVEKISEV